Proteins from a genomic interval of Danio rerio strain Tuebingen ecotype United States chromosome 4, GRCz12tu, whole genome shotgun sequence:
- the waslb gene encoding WASP like actin nucleation promoting factor b isoform X1 → MSGPPSNRRPALNVGSILLTHQENEVLFNHLGKKCSSLSSAVVQVYAADRNSSWVKKCCGVACLVKDNTQRSYYIRVIDMKDGKTLFEQEMYNNFSINCSRPYFITFSGDNCQIGLNFANEEEAKRFRSAIGELVGRKSRRTGPSVPSGPSGPALPMATVDIKNPEITNQRYHNNTQMNNLQSNFNRAKDKSKGKNNNKKKKISKAEIGTPSNFRHVGHVGWDPNTGFDLNNLDPDLKKLFDMCGISEDELKDKETSKVIYDLIEKQGGVEAVKNEMRRQAPPPPPPSRGGAPPPPPPHNSAPPPPPPSRGRGAPPPPPPSRAPTSAPPPPPPSRPGMGAPPPPPPPSRGPTQAPPPPPPPHSASISPPAPPSIGGAPPPPPPPPPPPGPPPPGPPPPQDVDSGDSPGGRSAFLDQIREGAQLKKVDQNNKPPVSTGGRGALLDQIRQGIQLKTVTDAPESPPPSLAPSDGIVGALMEAMKNRSKVIHCSDDDDDDDDVDDFEDDEDWED, encoded by the exons ATGAGCGGTCCACCTTCAAACAGGAGGCCTGCGCTCAATGTTGGCTCTATTCTTCTCACCCATCAGGAAAACGAAGTGCTCTTCAACCATTTGGGCAAGAAATGCAGC AGTTTATCTTCAGCAGTGGTTCAGGTCTACGCAGCCGACAGAAACTCTTCCTGGGTGAAGAAGTGCTGTGGCGTAGCCTGTCTGGTCAAAGACAACACTCAGAGATCTTACTACATCAGGGTGATTGATATGAAA GATGGAAAAACCTTATTCGAACAAGAGATGTACAACAACTTTTCAATAAACTGCTCCAGGCCATACTTTATCACATTTTCTGGAGAC aaTTGCCAGATTGGACTCAACTTCGCCAATGAGGAAGAAGCAAAGCGCTTCAGGTCTGCAATCGGTGAACTTGTGGGAAGAAAATCCAGGAGAACCG GGCCATCAGTACCTTCAGGACCGTCAGGACCAGCACTTCCAATGGCAACGGTGGACATCAAGAACCCAGAGATCACTAATCAGCGTTACCACAATAACACTCAGATGAACAACCTCCAAAGCAACTTCAACAGGGCAAAAGACAAAAGCAAAGGCAAGAACAACaacaagaagaagaaaatatccaAAGCTGAAATCGGCACCCCGAGCAATTTTCG GCATGTGGGGCATGTAGGCTGGGATCCCAACACAGGGTTTGAT CTGAATAACCTGGACCCAGACCTTAAGAAACTATTCGACATGTGTGGCATTTCTGAGGACGAGCTCAAAGACAAAGAAACGTCTAAAGTCATCTACGACCTCATCGAGAAGCAAGGAGGAGTAGAGGCAGTCAAAAACGAAATGCGACGACAAG CTCCTCCTCCGCCTCCACCATCCAGAGGAGGCgctccaccacctcctcctccccACAACTCCGCTCCTCCGCCCCCACCTCCTTCCAGAGGCAGAGGGGCACCTCCTCCACCTCCCCCATCCAGAGCGCCCACATCTGCCCCCCCTCCACCTCCACCCTCCAGACCAGGCATGGGTGccccaccacctcctcctccacCCAGCAGAGGCCCCACACAGGCTCCTCCGCCACCCCCACCACCCCATTCGGCCTCCATATCTCCACCAGCGCCTCCTTCTATTGGTGGAGCTCCACCgccaccaccaccacctcctcctcctccaggacCCCCTCCACCAGGACCTCCTCCACCACAAGATGTTGATTCTGGAGACTCTCCGGGAGGCAGATCTGCATTTCTGGACCAAATTCGAGAGGGAGCGCAGCTCAAGAAAGTGGACCAAAACAACAAGCCACCCGTGTCAACTGGAGGCCGTGGTGCACTTTTAGACCAAATACGGCAGGGGATTCAACTTAAAACT GTAACTGATGCTCCAGAGTCTCCTCCGCCCTCTCTTGCTCCTTCAGATGGGATTGTGGGAGCGCTGATGGAGGCCATGAAGAACCGTAGCAAAGTGATCCACTGTTCAG ATgacgacgacgatgatgatgacgTTGATGATTTTGAGGATGACGAAGATTGGGAAGACTGA
- the waslb gene encoding WASP like actin nucleation promoting factor b (The RefSeq protein has 3 substitutions compared to this genomic sequence), translating into MSGPPSNRRPALNVGSILLTHQENEVLFNHLGKKCISLSSAVVQVYAADRNSSWVKKCCGVACLVKDNTQRSYYIRVIDMKDGKTLFEQEMYNNFSINCSRPYFITFSGDNCQIGLNFANEEEAKRFRSAIGELVGRKSRRTEKRREPPNGPSVSSGPSGPALPMATVDIKNPEITNQRYHNNTQMNNLQSNFNRAKDKSKGKNNNKKKKISKAEIGTPSNFRHVGHVGWDPNTGFDLNNLDPDLKKLFDMCGISEDELKDKETSKVIYDLIEKQGGVEAVKNEMRRQAPPPPPPSRGGAPPPPPPHNSAPPPPPPSRGRGAPPPPPPSRAPTSAPPPPPPSRPGMGAPPPPPPPSRGPTQAPPPPPPPHSASISPPAPPSIGGAPPPPPPPPPPPGPPPPGPPPAQDVDSGDSPGGRSAFLDQIREGAQLKKVDQNNKPPVSTGGRGALLDQIRQGIQLKTVTDAPESPPPSLAPSDGIVGALMEAMKNRSKVIHCSDDDDDDDDVDDFEDDEDWED; encoded by the exons ATGAGCGGTCCACCTTCAAACAGGAGGCCTGCGCTCAATGTTGGCTCTATTCTTCTCACCCATCAGGAAAACGAAGTGCTCTTCAACCATTTGGGCAAGAAATGCAGC AGTTTATCTTCAGCAGTGGTTCAGGTCTACGCAGCCGACAGAAACTCTTCCTGGGTGAAGAAGTGCTGTGGCGTAGCCTGTCTGGTCAAAGACAACACTCAGAGATCTTACTACATCAGGGTGATTGATATGAAA GATGGAAAAACCTTATTCGAACAAGAGATGTACAACAACTTTTCAATAAACTGCTCCAGGCCATACTTTATCACATTTTCTGGAGAC aaTTGCCAGATTGGACTCAACTTCGCCAATGAGGAAGAAGCAAAGCGCTTCAGGTCTGCAATCGGTGAACTTGTGGGAAGAAAATCCAGGAGAACCG AAAAAAGACGTGAGCCACCTAATG GGCCATCAGTACCTTCAGGACCGTCAGGACCAGCACTTCCAATGGCAACGGTGGACATCAAGAACCCAGAGATCACTAATCAGCGTTACCACAATAACACTCAGATGAACAACCTCCAAAGCAACTTCAACAGGGCAAAAGACAAAAGCAAAGGCAAGAACAACaacaagaagaagaaaatatccaAAGCTGAAATCGGCACCCCGAGCAATTTTCG GCATGTGGGGCATGTAGGCTGGGATCCCAACACAGGGTTTGAT CTGAATAACCTGGACCCAGACCTTAAGAAACTATTCGACATGTGTGGCATTTCTGAGGACGAGCTCAAAGACAAAGAAACGTCTAAAGTCATCTACGACCTCATCGAGAAGCAAGGAGGAGTAGAGGCAGTCAAAAACGAAATGCGACGACAAG CTCCTCCTCCGCCTCCACCATCCAGAGGAGGCgctccaccacctcctcctccccACAACTCCGCTCCTCCGCCCCCACCTCCTTCCAGAGGCAGAGGGGCACCTCCTCCACCTCCCCCATCCAGAGCGCCCACATCTGCCCCCCCTCCACCTCCACCCTCCAGACCAGGCATGGGTGccccaccacctcctcctccacCCAGCAGAGGCCCCACACAGGCTCCTCCGCCACCCCCACCACCCCATTCGGCCTCCATATCTCCACCAGCGCCTCCTTCTATTGGTGGAGCTCCACCgccaccaccaccacctcctcctcctccaggacCCCCTCCACCAGGACCTCCTCCACCACAAGATGTTGATTCTGGAGACTCTCCGGGAGGCAGATCTGCATTTCTGGACCAAATTCGAGAGGGAGCGCAGCTCAAGAAAGTGGACCAAAACAACAAGCCACCCGTGTCAACTGGAGGCCGTGGTGCACTTTTAGACCAAATACGGCAGGGGATTCAACTTAAAACT GTAACTGATGCTCCAGAGTCTCCTCCGCCCTCTCTTGCTCCTTCAGATGGGATTGTGGGAGCGCTGATGGAGGCCATGAAGAACCGTAGCAAAGTGATCCACTGTTCAG ATgacgacgacgatgatgatgacgTTGATGATTTTGAGGATGACGAAGATTGGGAAGACTGA
- the waslb gene encoding WASP like actin nucleation promoting factor b isoform X2, producing MKTRRRAQSLSSAVVQVYAADRNSSWVKKCCGVACLVKDNTQRSYYIRVIDMKDGKTLFEQEMYNNFSINCSRPYFITFSGDNCQIGLNFANEEEAKRFRSAIGELVGRKSRRTEKRREPPNGPSVPSGPSGPALPMATVDIKNPEITNQRYHNNTQMNNLQSNFNRAKDKSKGKNNNKKKKISKAEIGTPSNFRHVGHVGWDPNTGFDLNNLDPDLKKLFDMCGISEDELKDKETSKVIYDLIEKQGGVEAVKNEMRRQAPPPPPPSRGGAPPPPPPHNSAPPPPPPSRGRGAPPPPPPSRAPTSAPPPPPPSRPGMGAPPPPPPPSRGPTQAPPPPPPPHSASISPPAPPSIGGAPPPPPPPPPPPGPPPPGPPPPQDVDSGDSPGGRSAFLDQIREGAQLKKVDQNNKPPVSTGGRGALLDQIRQGIQLKTVTDAPESPPPSLAPSDGIVGALMEAMKNRSKVIHCSDDDDDDDDVDDFEDDEDWED from the exons AGTTTATCTTCAGCAGTGGTTCAGGTCTACGCAGCCGACAGAAACTCTTCCTGGGTGAAGAAGTGCTGTGGCGTAGCCTGTCTGGTCAAAGACAACACTCAGAGATCTTACTACATCAGGGTGATTGATATGAAA GATGGAAAAACCTTATTCGAACAAGAGATGTACAACAACTTTTCAATAAACTGCTCCAGGCCATACTTTATCACATTTTCTGGAGAC aaTTGCCAGATTGGACTCAACTTCGCCAATGAGGAAGAAGCAAAGCGCTTCAGGTCTGCAATCGGTGAACTTGTGGGAAGAAAATCCAGGAGAACCG AAAAAAGACGTGAGCCACCTAATG GGCCATCAGTACCTTCAGGACCGTCAGGACCAGCACTTCCAATGGCAACGGTGGACATCAAGAACCCAGAGATCACTAATCAGCGTTACCACAATAACACTCAGATGAACAACCTCCAAAGCAACTTCAACAGGGCAAAAGACAAAAGCAAAGGCAAGAACAACaacaagaagaagaaaatatccaAAGCTGAAATCGGCACCCCGAGCAATTTTCG GCATGTGGGGCATGTAGGCTGGGATCCCAACACAGGGTTTGAT CTGAATAACCTGGACCCAGACCTTAAGAAACTATTCGACATGTGTGGCATTTCTGAGGACGAGCTCAAAGACAAAGAAACGTCTAAAGTCATCTACGACCTCATCGAGAAGCAAGGAGGAGTAGAGGCAGTCAAAAACGAAATGCGACGACAAG CTCCTCCTCCGCCTCCACCATCCAGAGGAGGCgctccaccacctcctcctccccACAACTCCGCTCCTCCGCCCCCACCTCCTTCCAGAGGCAGAGGGGCACCTCCTCCACCTCCCCCATCCAGAGCGCCCACATCTGCCCCCCCTCCACCTCCACCCTCCAGACCAGGCATGGGTGccccaccacctcctcctccacCCAGCAGAGGCCCCACACAGGCTCCTCCGCCACCCCCACCACCCCATTCGGCCTCCATATCTCCACCAGCGCCTCCTTCTATTGGTGGAGCTCCACCgccaccaccaccacctcctcctcctccaggacCCCCTCCACCAGGACCTCCTCCACCACAAGATGTTGATTCTGGAGACTCTCCGGGAGGCAGATCTGCATTTCTGGACCAAATTCGAGAGGGAGCGCAGCTCAAGAAAGTGGACCAAAACAACAAGCCACCCGTGTCAACTGGAGGCCGTGGTGCACTTTTAGACCAAATACGGCAGGGGATTCAACTTAAAACT GTAACTGATGCTCCAGAGTCTCCTCCGCCCTCTCTTGCTCCTTCAGATGGGATTGTGGGAGCGCTGATGGAGGCCATGAAGAACCGTAGCAAAGTGATCCACTGTTCAG ATgacgacgacgatgatgatgacgTTGATGATTTTGAGGATGACGAAGATTGGGAAGACTGA
- the waslb gene encoding WASP like actin nucleation promoting factor b isoform X3, which produces MMFCTTFLSAPTDDILDGASDLGGCLAPLQCLVLPQDELYGPFSQPVGDSERTCVLMGKILLNVGLGVGDFSRRCSPAFLFAPDYNVEDAGPSVPSGPSGPALPMATVDIKNPEITNQRYHNNTQMNNLQSNFNRAKDKSKGKNNNKKKKISKAEIGTPSNFRHVGHVGWDPNTGFDLNNLDPDLKKLFDMCGISEDELKDKETSKVIYDLIEKQGGVEAVKNEMRRQAPPPPPPSRGGAPPPPPPHNSAPPPPPPSRGRGAPPPPPPSRAPTSAPPPPPPSRPGMGAPPPPPPPSRGPTQAPPPPPPPHSASISPPAPPSIGGAPPPPPPPPPPPGPPPPGPPPPQDVDSGDSPGGRSAFLDQIREGAQLKKVDQNNKPPVSTGGRGALLDQIRQGIQLKTVTDAPESPPPSLAPSDGIVGALMEAMKNRSKVIHCSDDDDDDDDVDDFEDDEDWED; this is translated from the exons ATGATGTTTTGCACCACTTTTCTATCCGCGCCGACCGACGATATTCTGGATGGGGCTTCAGATCTGGGAGGATGTTTGGCTCCTCTGCAGTGCCTGGTTCTGCCGCAGGACGAGCTGTACGGGCCGTTCTCTCAACCCGTGGGGGACAGCGAGCGCACCTGTGTGCTGATGGGGAAAATCCTGCTCAATGTGGGTTTAGGGGTTGGAGATTTTAGCAGACGCTGCAGCCCTGCGTTTCTGTTCGCACCGGATTACAATGTTGAGGACGCGG GGCCATCAGTACCTTCAGGACCGTCAGGACCAGCACTTCCAATGGCAACGGTGGACATCAAGAACCCAGAGATCACTAATCAGCGTTACCACAATAACACTCAGATGAACAACCTCCAAAGCAACTTCAACAGGGCAAAAGACAAAAGCAAAGGCAAGAACAACaacaagaagaagaaaatatccaAAGCTGAAATCGGCACCCCGAGCAATTTTCG GCATGTGGGGCATGTAGGCTGGGATCCCAACACAGGGTTTGAT CTGAATAACCTGGACCCAGACCTTAAGAAACTATTCGACATGTGTGGCATTTCTGAGGACGAGCTCAAAGACAAAGAAACGTCTAAAGTCATCTACGACCTCATCGAGAAGCAAGGAGGAGTAGAGGCAGTCAAAAACGAAATGCGACGACAAG CTCCTCCTCCGCCTCCACCATCCAGAGGAGGCgctccaccacctcctcctccccACAACTCCGCTCCTCCGCCCCCACCTCCTTCCAGAGGCAGAGGGGCACCTCCTCCACCTCCCCCATCCAGAGCGCCCACATCTGCCCCCCCTCCACCTCCACCCTCCAGACCAGGCATGGGTGccccaccacctcctcctccacCCAGCAGAGGCCCCACACAGGCTCCTCCGCCACCCCCACCACCCCATTCGGCCTCCATATCTCCACCAGCGCCTCCTTCTATTGGTGGAGCTCCACCgccaccaccaccacctcctcctcctccaggacCCCCTCCACCAGGACCTCCTCCACCACAAGATGTTGATTCTGGAGACTCTCCGGGAGGCAGATCTGCATTTCTGGACCAAATTCGAGAGGGAGCGCAGCTCAAGAAAGTGGACCAAAACAACAAGCCACCCGTGTCAACTGGAGGCCGTGGTGCACTTTTAGACCAAATACGGCAGGGGATTCAACTTAAAACT GTAACTGATGCTCCAGAGTCTCCTCCGCCCTCTCTTGCTCCTTCAGATGGGATTGTGGGAGCGCTGATGGAGGCCATGAAGAACCGTAGCAAAGTGATCCACTGTTCAG ATgacgacgacgatgatgatgacgTTGATGATTTTGAGGATGACGAAGATTGGGAAGACTGA